In Deltaproteobacteria bacterium GWC2_55_46, a single window of DNA contains:
- a CDS encoding glutamate dehydrogenase, translating to MPEKSVFEEVLLNLEKANRHLKLPPAIYERLRTPRRSLIVSVPVQMDDGNVSFFTGYRVQYDFARGPAKGGVRYHPKVNLDEITALASLMTWKCALVDLPFGGAKGGVTCDPTIMSREEIKRLTRRYTYEIAILIGPESDIPAPDVYTDEQVMAWMMDTYSMIKGYSVPGVVTGKPVCLGGSLGRGKATSSGLVTTILESLKHLNMAVKGLTVTVLGFGKVGYNAAKILEDAGAKVIGIADSKGAIYNPQGLNIEAVARHKHGSDTVQGFKDAEDLTIEELISIETDVLIPAALEGQINSSNAGSIKAKLIAEGANSPLTPEADELLHSNGVFIVPDILANAGGVVVSYFEWVQDLQRFFWDEAEVTSRLTTIMKKAFKEVLALSTGKKIDMRTAAMVLGVKRVAEAVEIRGLYP from the coding sequence ATGCCAGAAAAAAGCGTTTTTGAAGAGGTGCTTTTAAACCTCGAGAAGGCGAACAGGCATCTCAAGCTCCCGCCAGCCATCTACGAAAGGCTCCGGACGCCGAGGCGTTCGCTTATCGTATCCGTACCGGTGCAGATGGACGACGGGAACGTGAGCTTCTTTACCGGCTACCGGGTACAATACGACTTTGCGAGGGGGCCCGCAAAGGGCGGCGTCCGATATCATCCGAAGGTAAACCTCGATGAGATTACCGCGCTCGCATCCCTCATGACCTGGAAGTGCGCCCTGGTGGACCTACCATTTGGCGGCGCCAAGGGCGGAGTGACCTGTGACCCGACCATTATGAGCAGGGAAGAGATCAAAAGGCTTACCAGGAGATATACCTACGAGATAGCGATCCTCATAGGCCCCGAATCGGACATACCTGCGCCCGACGTATATACCGACGAGCAGGTGATGGCCTGGATGATGGATACCTACTCGATGATAAAGGGGTACTCTGTGCCGGGTGTCGTTACCGGCAAGCCCGTGTGCCTGGGAGGGTCTTTGGGCAGGGGCAAAGCGACCTCATCCGGCCTTGTCACCACCATCCTCGAATCCTTAAAGCACCTCAACATGGCTGTCAAGGGGCTCACGGTCACCGTACTCGGCTTCGGGAAGGTCGGCTATAACGCCGCGAAGATATTGGAAGACGCAGGGGCGAAGGTCATCGGGATCGCCGACTCAAAAGGCGCCATCTACAACCCGCAAGGGCTCAATATAGAAGCGGTCGCCAGACACAAGCATGGATCAGACACGGTGCAGGGCTTTAAAGACGCGGAGGACCTTACGATAGAAGAGCTCATCTCTATTGAGACCGACGTCCTCATACCGGCGGCCCTTGAAGGACAGATAAACTCATCGAACGCCGGGTCGATCAAGGCAAAGCTGATAGCCGAGGGGGCCAACAGCCCCCTTACGCCTGAAGCTGACGAGCTTCTCCACTCGAACGGGGTCTTCATAGTGCCGGACATACTCGCGAACGCCGGGGGCGTCGTCGTCTCGTACTTCGAGTGGGTCCAGGACCTGCAGAGATTTTTCTGGGACGAGGCCGAGGTCACTTCACGCCTTACTACCATCATGAAAAAGGCCTTCAAAGAGGTGCTGGCCCTGTCCACAGGCAAGAAGATAGATATGAGGACCGCGGCGATGGTACTCGGGGTAAAAAGGGTGGCCGAGGCGGTGGAGATCAGGGGCCTTTATCCCTGA